The following nucleotide sequence is from Salvia splendens isolate huo1 chromosome 2, SspV2, whole genome shotgun sequence.
TTTCCTTTCTTGAGTTAAAGATTATAGTACTATAATGAAGCAGTATCACAAGATTTTAGCTGTGATATGGCTCGAAGGCTTCCTTGGCACCAGGGACGGATCCAGGAATGTAAATGGAAGGGGGCAAAATTATATGTATAGgaaatttgaggatttaagaaTGGGCAAATATAAagagattttaaaatttttgcaaaattattaaataaaatagtactatatatcaatatatttgaggaggggcatttgccccacctAATAATACATTACATCCGTCCCTGCTTGTCACTATCAGAATCAGACGATATATTGTAGACAGTAAAACAACAATGTATAggattaaattatgtaatttcatTTGTTGTGCACCTTTTCATCTAGTCTTGTTTCTCATTTTCTCCattttatcacatttttctTGATACAAATCATAATTCATCAAATgagattattaatttaatataatataatataatataatataatataatataatataatataatataatataatataatataatacgaCCACGTTTCATTACGAGACATCAGGTATTTTCAGTGTAAAATCTTAATTAactgtaaaataaaaataaatccatATTACCATAAATTTACACCTAGATATTGATATACAACATCATAAATTTGTTGATAAATTTACACCTAGATATTGATAAATTTACATGTCaataaattaattcattaaATATAACTTATGATTTGTTGTATATGCAACTCGCAGTTCATAGATTGTTCTAATTTTTTGagttttatctttttttattttaaatatttctgATGTGTGTCAACTTGTGAATCTATATATAAATGAATGTCACACACGTAACTAAATTTGTATTAATGGCATCGCACGTTTTGTTTGAAAGTAACATTTCGAATGTGGCCTACATAATGTTACAATTTGCAcggtgaattttttttaataaattaatggtCCCTATGAATAACTAGGTTGAATATACTATCACGTGTGCGGTCTTTGGGAATATTTCTTTCTATGCTTCAAggaaatttaatactcctatagacaaaattatgtgttttattagtataattttatgCGTCAGGTATAGGGGTAGAGACATAAATTTGTTTCTATTAggtactagtactatatattttaaattttaagataataattttcttttattttattaatttaataatttatataaaatactatCTAATATTCGACAATGTTATATTatataagaaaattaaattttaaatcaaCACCTTTCATTTGCTCTTATTGCAATGATTGTATGTATACACGTTTTGTATATTTACATTGCAATATTACGAACTCTGAACTATTTGAATAAGTCTTCCAATTGAATTATGCTTCGTAGTAGGTTACAACATAGAAATAAAGCCACACTGGACTTATTAAAGAGCATTAATTTTGTAACTATTGAAACATATGGATAatcattttgtatataaaaaCTTTGAATAAGTCCTTATGTGAGCATAGTAATGGCGCGGAATTCTAAAAAACaactcctgccacgtcatacggacttcccactgcactgccacttaataaggaattcccactgcacagtggcggataTCCCTAAGGACATCCcaaaggacttcccacaattaaaaaaattcacaaattcacaaattaaacaatttccggaagtaagaaatttacagaattaaatagtcgacacgaatacggagaaaatgcaaccactttatttataaaaaacatacttcattataaaaaaaatactccataattactaaaaaaaattacattattaaaataaaaaccggcttctcactcctcggattccccatCGCCGTCACCGTCCGACATGTCTccgaaccccaaatcgcgccgcatactgttgatgaggggtttaagcgaccgcttgtaatgggggtcggtcgattggcgccattcaaccattgcacgtaacaaggtttcatgtgccgcgatttgaagttcaacgggacgtatttatagaaatttaaaaaaaatatttaatgcaataaactggaattccgcgcggacgtccgtgggagtcaacgcaatggcggacgtctgcgcggcgtcgcgacggaattccgcgtaaacgccgcggaactgcggtgtcctcggctgaattccgtatccgtggataccatgcacaatggcgtCCGTCCCGGTGGAATTCCGGCACGCCTGCTGAAATTCCGCGGCGGACATCATTGTTGATGCTTTAAAGGTCACTTGTACGAGAAAATGATTACTAAATTGCAATGGACCCCTGTTAATTGATTTGGGAAGATGAAATTAACATAAGAATCAACAAACCGACAGAGATATTATTTCTTGAAAAGTTCactacaaataaaagaaaatgatttttCATACTCCGTATTAAAGTTTAGActtttattttagaattttaatctTAGTTTAACACGCAAGGTAGATATACGTCAAAATTGAACTCCAcaattttcttgatttaatttttaaatggaTCCATTTATTGAAATTGAACCCCCTTACCAAAACCTTGATTAAGAGATTAAGCTCTGGAATATTTTACGTCGAATAATAGTTTATTACTATATGCTTCATTTTAGTCCTATTTGGTTATATTATAAAGTTAATAGTTAATtataagaaattgataaaaGTATATATAGTCCGTATATAAATTTGACTTGTGCACTATAATAAATTGGATTTCATCGACTAATCATATATAATCTCGTCATTTCCTCTAAAATAGCAAGAGCCACATTAAATTAAATGCCACCCCAACATAATAACACCAAACCCAAATTGATGAAACCCACAAATTAAATTCACTTCTAAATGGAGTAACACAAAATCCACCAAACACGAACGCACTTACACTTTTCAAATACAAATAAAggatatagaaaaaaaaagctCCCAGATCTTAATTTACCAACATCTTAAAACATTATTAACTgaaaaatcaagaaatgacaacttgaatttggtgaattttaCGCAATAATTTGTAGTCCTAAAACGTCGTATTTGTCCGTACCTTAACCTCAACATacgtatttttatttttcttacgTAACAATTTTACACAAACGTAAAAACCCACCAAAAATTTAAACTCGgtaaaaatcaatttaattaatctctactatataaataaaaataacaataaaattatGGCTGCAGCTTGATTTTACTATCTTCAGCGATAGACTTTTTGCAATGAGCGATCGCCGCCTGAATCGCCGCCTGCAGCTCCTCCATCGTCCCATCGCTCTTCCCCGCCGTAGGAGTGGCGGCGCCGCTCGCCACCAGCCTCCCACTATTCGCCGGCGAGTGTTTCATCGTCGCCGGCGCCGAGAATTCCCCCCTCCGCCCCCTCACTAGGCTCGTCTTCTTCCTAACCCTAAGATTCCCCGAATACGAATACGCCTGCTGCCGGAGAAACTCGTCGGAGCTCTGCCGCCGCCCCCTCAGCGCTAGAAATGGCTTCATCAACCTCTTAATCAGCTCGAATCTCGATTTCCGCTTCTGATTGTGATCCTCATCTTCCCTCTCCTTTTTCCGATTAGAGATTCCGAAGAGGGAGAACGATTTCGATTTCCCCCTTTCCTTCCCTTCCGCCACGTGGCGGCTCTCATCGCCGTTGATGGTAACACTGTCGTCGTTGTTGTTTTGATTGTTTCTGCTGCCGTCGTTTAGAAACTCTTTGATTGGGAGAGTGAAGCTGTCGAGGGAGTTGGTGGAGGAGCGCGGCGAGacggggaggtggtggagggggaggaggtggCCGTGGAAGAAGATCTCATCAGCCGGGGATAAATCGATCGCGGCGGCGAACGGCGGAGGGGAGGATTTTGCCTTGTTGTCGAGCGATTTCGCGGCGGCGGAGGGCGGGTGGAGGGAGATGGTGAAGGAGAATTCGTGAGAAggagacgaggaagccgacgcCGGCGGCGAGTGTACGTGGTGCTTTGAGGGTTGTACGTCGATCTTGTTTGCTTCATTAATCATCGGCATTTGATATTGTGCTTCCATAATggatttctttctttttttggttGATTTTAGGACCAACACAAATTCAAGGTTGCCAAATTATTTGAGAAAGATAAGGATAATTTGAAAGAAATGGAGTTTATTTTTGTAGGGGGTGGGGATGGGGGGTTTATGCATGAAGTGTACCAATTATATATATGAGTTTTGGCATATTTGGGCAAGGGGGCATGTGGTGGATGTAGAGTGGAAACAATTGGTAGTGGGGACTCATTTTGGAACCTAAAAACCTCATATTAGTTAGTTTCTGATTTTGAGGTAGAGTAGTCTATTGCATATTCATATTCTTAATTATATTAATGGAgagtttttataaaaaaaataataaagttagATCACATTCTAGTTCGTCTattcatacacaaaatattgTTGTTAGGTTGAAAAATATAAAGCATACACAAGTACGCGACCCAAGTTTTTCAACGTTGGGTAATTGTAAAAGTTATGTGACAGATCATACTACAATTAGTGATTTCCTTATATATGTAATTTCGATAAATGCTTTATTTGCCCGTAGGGACAACGTATTTGCTTATGAAGG
It contains:
- the LOC121766626 gene encoding BRI1 kinase inhibitor 1-like, coding for MEAQYQMPMINEANKIDVQPSKHHVHSPPASASSSPSHEFSFTISLHPPSAAAKSLDNKAKSSPPPFAAAIDLSPADEIFFHGHLLPLHHLPVSPRSSTNSLDSFTLPIKEFLNDGSRNNQNNNDDSVTINGDESRHVAEGKERGKSKSFSLFGISNRKKEREDEDHNQKRKSRFELIKRLMKPFLALRGRRQSSDEFLRQQAYSYSGNLRVRKKTSLVRGRRGEFSAPATMKHSPANSGRLVASGAATPTAGKSDGTMEELQAAIQAAIAHCKKSIAEDSKIKLQP